A genomic segment from Sciurus carolinensis chromosome 1, mSciCar1.2, whole genome shotgun sequence encodes:
- the Ncmap gene encoding noncompact myelin-associated protein, with protein sequence MTTATTLGDTTFFLNMTTRGEDFLYKSSGAIVAAIVVVVIIIFTVVLILLKMYNRKMRIRRELEPKSPKPATPSALDPNSSSSQQPAAVTFGPADVHVETR encoded by the exons ATGACCACAGCCACCACTTTGGGGGATACCACCTTCTTCTTGAACATGACCACCAGGGGCGAAGACTTCCTGTACAAGA GTTCTGGAGCCATTGTGGCCGCCATTGTGGTGGTTGTCATCATCATCTTCACCGTGGTTCTGATCCTGCTCAAGATGTACAACAG GAAAATGAGGATAAGGCGGGAGCTGGAGCCCAAGAGCCCCAAGCCGGCGACGCCTTCTGCCCTGGACccaaacagcagcagcagccagcagCCTGCCGCGGTGACCTTCGGCCCTGCTGATGTCCACGTGGAGACCCGGTGA